The genomic stretch CAGCCACATGAATAAGAATAGATCGGGATAGGTCGTTTGGTCAATATTGttcgaataacttcatataccgagttgtgcacattgagaaccacgtgttgtggtgtaGACTAATAACAAGAATGCTTATTCTGGTAATGTTGTAGCAATGTTTTGTGGAAGACAGTGTACAGTCGAAGGTTACGCTTAAATCGCGAACATATTCAGCATCACGagagtggaacgaaaagagcaaaagaactggttcactgatttTTGGGTTCTATAACGATGTAGGCAATCCGTTCGCGAGTTGATCAGAAGAGTCAGTGCTTTAAAAGAACGAAACCTTTTGATCGCCCTCAAAAGAACTGGAGGGAGCTCCTTGGTAGATTTTTTGGGCCaacaaacaaaatgtacatgtctATCTAATATGTGAAATAAAAAATCCAATAGAAGTTTTCGAAACATAACTATCAAAATTCGTatttaaattttgaatgaaatacttAACCTTAACCTCGAAATTTATCAACTGAAATTGTTATTCAGAAACTTGAGATCTAAAAACTTGCATCAAGACTTTCGACATAGGAATCGAGATATCTAATGTTTGAACTCCaaaatttaatatatattttttgcagtTCAGATCTCAGATAAATCAAACTCTCGAATTATCGATCAAATAGCCTAAATCCAGAATAACACTCTAAATGGAAATTTGGAATTCCTTAATCCAATATCTATTATAGAAAAGCGAGAATATgaaatcttgaaaaaaagtccTAATTAATCAGTCAAAAGAAATTCCAAGTTATTGAATCTGATTCCAACCTTAACTTCTTGAAATttagaattttaattttattttctaggTTCATAATTAAAGTATTCCGTTATACAATTTCGGAAGCTTACATTGTATGCcttgaaacatataaattcATCTTAAAGTTCTTAGTCCATAGGCTCAGTCCCAAGTCTCtatgtaaaattttgaaattttaatttcaattaaaaaagctCCAAGTCTAAATGCCATTGATACAAAACAATGTTTTTCGTTCAAATACCAAATTCCAATTTCCAAGTTTCCAAGTACTAGAACTGACAATTTTCAAGTTTTCACTCCTGTGTTTCAAGGGCCTCAAATGCCAAATCCCATTTTCAAATATCTAATTTCCAAATTCTAACTTACATTTCTCCAGTTTCTCAATTTTTTAATGAATAATGTGTAATCGGTACTTTTTCATCAATTGTTTCTTTTCCTATCTTTCATCAATCAAACATGATCAGTCGCCCCGAATGTGACAACGGAGAAGGCGTTGCTGGGAGTTTTCGAAGAATCGGACCTCGAGCTGGAGTGCGCCATCGAGTCTTCACCCCGTTCGGTCAACTACTGGACCAAGGTTTCCCCGATGGGTGTCGCCAGTGTCGCGGACGGACGGAACAATCTCCTGTTAACGGCTGTCAGTGGCACTGGTGCTGCTGCAGCTAACCACCGGCAGGAAGTAATGCAGAACGGCGATCGGTACGAGATTCGGGAGCAGTACAGTTCGCACTATTCCGGCCGCATGAGTCTACGGATCCGTCGGTTCGGTACGGCTGATGCCGGCAGCTACATGTGCATATCATCGAACGCCTTCGGCAAGGCGAACCGGACCATTAGGGTTTATGGTAAGTATTGTACCCATGGTGTTTCCCTTTCCCTTGCAGAGGTTTTACTGTTGGCttgggaaaattcgataaaataaaacaccggaAATGTGCTATCAAACTCCATTGTGCAAACTTACCGGACTTACAATATATGGGCTACGAGAATCGCTTGGCGGAAGGGAACTTGTCGCACCATAAAAGAAGCCATAGAATTAACTGACAGAATAGTTTCTGGCCAGCGTGATGCCCCAGGACTGTGGATAAGTTTGAAAGCTTTAAAGGTTAGAGCAAGGCGTAAGAATAGGTCGTGCCTTTCTTCGGGCTGTACCCCAATGTGTACGCGGATTCACACACAGTTTTATCTTTCTCCGTTTATGGTGTCATAAATACTGGATTTTATAGCCCTTCTCACTGGTTTGCTCCCCCGAGTTGTTTATTTCTGTGTGCATGGAATAGCATGATAGTGAAAAAATGTAAAGGTCAGAAGAgagaaatttgttgaaaaaaaatcgaaggttTTGGATAGCACGATGTAAAAAttcatatgaaaaaaattaacagtAAACTGGCTGCAATAAATTGTTCATATTCGTGCAAGGATAAATGTACGAATTTTAAAGCTTGGCTTCACAGAGTGTTGATAAAGGTTgaattgtaatatttttttttactatttcagCAAACTAAAAAATTTGCTGATGACattataaataaatttaccGTTATTTCCTTCAGAGCCCCAAATTTACTTTAGATGGTAGTgttttgtaatttatttattaGTCTAATTGACGTTTTTCTGTAacaaaaaagatcaaaattgGCCAGTTAGTAACATTTGTTGAAACTGAAATTCAGTAAATATCTAAAAACTCAATTGTGAAACTCGTTAGTATAACCAATATATCAAATTTATCGAACTTCCTGAAGTTTCCAACATTTATTTTGGGTAAACCCCTCCCAAACGATATTTCTGTGCAAAGAGCTATAACAAAAACTGAACTTTTCCTGTTACAGAAATCAAGCGGCCAACGACGACcacaacaactacaacaacgACAACCACTACAACAACTACCACAACCACAACGACCATGCAACCAACGACAGCAGCTCCGATGCGGAGAACAACTCTAATGGCACAAAGTAAGTTTTCTGGTTGCTGCACATGTATGGAAAATTGATAACTTTTACGCCACCCACTTGTGTAACGGTGAAAAGTAAGAAAAAACAATCTCTTCCTTCGCAGGATTCCCAGAGGCGACACCGTACGGAAATCCGCCGGACTTTATCTTCGAGTATATCACGAATTCGCCAACCTATGTGGAGTACGGAGCCAACGGGGAAACCTACATCAACTATCCACAGCTGACGGCCTACAGTAAATCGTCGCCATCCAATCACGGTggcaacagcggcggcggtGAAAGCCGTGGCGGTGGTCACCCAGGTCACCAGGATGGTGATGCGTCCTCGTCCCGGTCGCTGCTGGTACCCTCTGGGGAACAGCGACTGATGACGATTCTGGCCCTGTCGGCTCTGTCTTGTGTGTCGTTTTTTCGCCTCTTTCAGATCTATCTGCCCTGGGTGACATTTTTTCTGCTGCTTCTGCTGATCGGAAGAAAACCGAAGGAAAAAAGCTTCCCGTTGGTGGTGGGCGGTGAAACGCCGCGACAGTGGGCGTAGTGCAGAAAGGGTGAACGTTTAGGGGTTgtttgacttttttttaaaatatattttcgagATTGCTAAGTTAATAGGATTACATCGGTATTAGAGTTGCACGTTTGCAAATTGTAGCTCCCAAAAGACGTTGTATGCTCTGAAATGAACGAGGAAAAATAGAATCAAGAGAGAAACTGAAGCAAATATAACTTTTAGTGAAATTGTACATATAAACAGCAATTAAAACAGCATACATAAAACCGTAATAAGAGCAAAACACAAAAATTTatggaaataaataaatgaagtgACACAATAGAAATCAGTTAGGAACAAATGGAAGGATTACGTTTAATAAAGGATGTATATTATAAAAATGAACACTTGAGTGAGTGCTTTTTCCGAACCACCATTTTGAGCGTCAGGTTAGTTTTTGCAGGTAAGAAATTTTAATCGATAGAATGCTggtgaataaatatttttcttcttttcaaaGTTTCAATTCAAATGTTTCAAAATGATCTGTTGAAGCGTCTGTTTGTTTGGAATATCTGTTTGATTTTTTGgtgtaataaaataaatatcacAAAGTCATCAAATAGACATATAGTCATATGTTCGACAAATGTTCCACAGACTTGGTTTGAACTTTTCAGTGCATTTTGATATGTCTGCCTTGTTGACATCTTTGCTTTCCCGAACGGTATAACACTACATTGCTCTGGTAAGGATTTATTATGATGTCTTACGAGTGTATCGTGTCTACTATGATGCAATTCTAATTACTAAAGAAAACGGTGTCGTATAACTAGCGAGCCCTTGCTGCTTTTCAGAAGCGTTCTTGATTTAGGTTCCCTAATCTGTCTTTTGTGGTTTTGAGCCTCACCTTCAAAGCAAATGTAGTAATATTGAAAGATTATTATTCTCTTTcgtcaatttttttaatgataATCGCCTCGCAACTAAACGGCGCAATGTTTCTTAGTGAGAAATGTCTTCGTTTTCCGATAAGCACGTGGAAAATTTTATATAGGGGTACTgttccattatttatctcagcccatatattcattttATTCAACACGGaatcacaattgaaaacaggaaaaacgcatgttttctaactaaaccaatctactaatccatggaattgattcttattagttcacttaagatttctcataaagtagagtcctcaaaaactcacttgaaagcTCTGAATTTGATGTAATAGTCGGGCATTTTCACTCGAATACTCATTTATTCCAATTACCTTCCTCAGAAAATCAGATCCGCACATTGCTTTGTACGGCTACAACAGGACtagttcagcagccaaccaaagtttttttttcatcactagcggaccactttttatttcaagcattaaacaaaatcactcactacactaggaATACTAATTTCCCTGttctcgcacatcctacgcacaatATTCTGTGGCGTGGTGTccgtcccacttattgccagcattccgtaccttatccgctcgaaacgcggacatgtgaagaacacatgctcctcgttttcttccgcacccgtacatgcggggcacataggggactcagCGTACCCGAgtctatgcaggtactgcccaacgcagccatggcctgacaggatctgtatcagatggaaggttacttctccatggcgcctattaatccagcatgctaactctggaatgagtcggtgtgtcaatttaccttttgtagtgttgaaCCACTCCCGCCGCCACTCagccattgaagatgaccgtatggtgttgcgtatacccctcgtgtcgcgttggtcgaagcactctacattctctttgacgatgatgctgatgggcatcatgccagccaagacacaaaccgcctcgtacgacactgttcgatacgcgcacgcgacccttaggcacattagcctgtacatACTTTCGAGTTTGccacgatggcacgaggtacccaAAACCTTGGACCATACTggccctccatacctgagtattgacgtggtcacgctagcaaggactttgcgcctgctgctacggaccgctgagctgtttgccatcatgcgggaTAGTgccgccacagccatggaagctttcttgcaggtataatcgacgtggctcccaaacgtgagcttgtcgtcgatcataacccccagaagcttcaaggaGTGTTTTGAGACGATAGTGCAGGCACCTGCAcagatcgatgcctcctgctccgactttctgttatttacaaacAATAACCcctgtcttatggtgcgctagctccagtttcctggagtgcatccagccTTCCACTgcgcgtatggatagcgcggcctttaactccacctctctaattgactcaccatagacctcaagagttatatcgtcggcgaagcccacaatcaccacccttggagggagtgttagttttaacacgtcgtcatacatggcattccacaaTTCCgcacccaggatggaaccttgcggtacacctgcggtaactgggacgcttttctgaccctcgtttgttaCAACACaaactagcactcgattctgaaagtagttacccagaatcttgtacaacggcgtcgacactctgaggctctgtagcgctaaggccatggggtcccagctggcactgttaaacgcgttctttacgccgagcgtgacgatcgcgcaataACGAGTGCCCCGCCTTttacgttggattgcaacctcagccgttctagtgacggagagaattgca from Wyeomyia smithii strain HCP4-BCI-WySm-NY-G18 chromosome 3, ASM2978416v1, whole genome shotgun sequence encodes the following:
- the LOC129729881 gene encoding lachesin-like, with amino-acid sequence MVINGTGRTTAVVHCRSRCCVRRPVLAAVMTVLNPASTGAALLVWLVVLTAFVDGSTDPRNEQEPKPSFASPIENVTVPIGREATLSCAVQNLGAYKVGWMRASDQTVLALQGRVVPHNSRYSVTQEESNVWRLKIRNVRESDRGCYMCQINATPLQKQIGCIDVQLPPDISDEQSSTDTTIQEGGDVSFFCKATGHPTPKVTWRRNDGSPLYLQRIGTDLRKVDTHVGNLLNLTNVSRRQMGAYLCIASNEVPPAVSKRVYLNVHFAPNVTTEKALLGVFEESDLELECAIESSPRSVNYWTKVSPMGVASVADGRNNLLLTAVSGTGAAAANHRQEVMQNGDRYEIREQYSSHYSGRMSLRIRRFGTADAGSYMCISSNAFGKANRTIRVYEIKRPTTTTTTTTTTTTTTTTTTTTTMQPTTAAPMRRTTLMAQRFPEATPYGNPPDFIFEYITNSPTYVEYGANGETYINYPQLTAYSKSSPSNHGGNSGGGESRGGGHPGHQDGDASSSRSLLVPSGEQRLMTILALSALSCVSFFRLFQIYLPWVTFFLLLLLIGRKPKEKSFPLVVGGETPRQWA